The genomic stretch TTCCATGCATTTCCCTCCaactcagcctggctggaggGAAGGTATCCAGTAGGTTCATTCCTATAGGCTAAAACTCCAAACATGCAGCAGAGCCCCATCCTGGGCAgacactttgggtatgtctgcactgcagaagAGGTGCATTCGTAACTCGGGTTAGCTAACTTGAGTTCAAATAGCAGCAAGGATACAGCAACTCCTcagcttttaactcaggttagcagcttgAGTTCAACAGGAGGCTGCCCCATTGGGTTTAACTTGAGCTGCTCAACTGAGTTAAAAGctgagttgctgtgtcttcactgctattttatcCTAACTCAGCTAACACTGGTTAAGACCAACCCTTTTTCTGCAGATGTACCCCTAAAAGCCTCTTTTGCAGTGTGACACACACCCCAGAAGATGCCAGTTGGTCTTTCCCCCCTTTCCATTTGTAGCACTTGCCAAGGCAACAGGGTATTTGATTCTTGGTGTGCCACCAAGTTGTTGGGACACTGTAGCTATACCAAGGCTAGGAAGCTGACCAGTGCTGAAACCAGGTGTTAAGGTTCACTATTGCCAAGCACAAGAGATCACAAATTATGAGTTGGACCCCAAAAAGTCATGAGATTGGACCCCAAATTtatgagatttattttttaaattaccatATTGTGGGgtttttggtctgtcttttgtTTTTGAACAACTCCTGCCTTTCCCGTGTGTGAGAGATAATTAGTGCTGCCCACGCTGCCAAATATATTGGGTAAGGGGATTTTGGCCTCTGCTGACAGAGCTctaaccccaacccctgcccagcctcacctctgctcctcctagGGTTCTTCATCTTCCTctcccaggctgggggaggggctgcaagtcAAGTCCCATCTCCCCTttccaggagggggagggggaagcaacaTGGGGCtcttcacctccccccccccacttctccccagAGGGATGGAGACGGGGAGGAGCAGATGCACCATCCCATCCTTATTGCTCACAGGATGGGAGGGGGCAGGCGGAAATGGAGCTGCCCTGAGCTGCCGGACTCTcttgctcccttcttccctctcctcaccccttTGTGAATGGCTTCAAGTGGCtttagggatggggaagggggagagactgCTCTGTCTTCAGCAACTCTGATTTTCCCAGGCGGCAGGCAAATGGAATGGGCAAGTGGGAATGCTAGAGGGCTGGAGTGTCTTGCCTCATCACAAGACTAGCCCCGTTCTAAGAAAAATCCCATCACTccggaaaaaaaaacccatgagtTGGTAATACTATGAAGACACTTTTGTCCTGGCTACACTAGGGCTGAGTCTCTACTGACAAAATTCAGACCGGAGCTCTCCGCTGATTTGTAGCAGCAGTGGGATCCGTAGTGTCATCTGGCCCATTTTTAACCCAATGGCATCTACAGCTGCAGGATTACATGACAGAGGGCTTCCAATGGTAGCAGGCAACCTGTACGAGCACTCTCATTGTTGGTCTTATTTGATTTTGTATTTCAGTAATGCCTAGGATTCCCAAGCCAGCGTTGGGGCTCCTTCTTGCCTGGTGCTGTACAGTCATGGAACAAGGAGACTATGCCAGCATGCAGAGCTCACAGGACAGGGATGCTTTTCCCAAAAATTGCCAGTCTAGAGGCAGCCAAAGGGTCTAGCATAGTCATGGCTTGTATGTGGATAAGAGAGTGCTGCTGTGACTCTGACACAGTGTGTGGCTCTAAGGCTTTGTTGCTGTAGCATTTTATGCATTGCCATGTCACCAGCAGGGGGTGTGTGTTGCTGTCACACTCTGTGTGGTCTGGGGATGTGTTtcgttgtgtgtttgtgtgtgtggtagCAGTGCTTCTTCTGTGTTGCTATTTGTAAGTTGTGCTGTTGTGTGTGGTAGTTTTGTGTGACAATGGTGCCTCTCTCCTGTTTGTGTGTAACTGTGTGTTGTATGGCTATGTTACACTGTCTGGTGACAGTGCCTCTCTCTTGTATTATTGGGTTGCATGGCTGTGTTCTGGGGTGATGGGGCTGTGTGTGGTTGTCTTTCTGTATATGGCAGTGTATGTCCGTGTGGCTCTGTGAGGCTGGGTTGCTGCATTTGTAGATCTGTGTGTGGTTGACACACACTGTGTGTACCAGTATGTGCTGCGGTGTTGCAATGTGTGGTTGTGTTGCAATGTGTGCACTGTTGTGGTGCAGTATGCATATGTGCAGGTACAGTTGTGGGGTGCATGTGCATGCATGGTCCACACACAGTTGTGTTGCAGTGTGCGCGCAGTGATGCTGCAGTATGCATGTGGTAGTGGTGCATTGTCAGTGTGCAGTATATGGTGGTGGTGCACTATGTGTGTTgcaacatgtgtgtgtgtgtagttgtgGTACAGTGTGCAGTGTGTGGCAGTGCTGTACTGTGTGGGTGTGTTGCAATGTGCGGTGCAACGGGGTGCAGTGTGTGGTGCAGAGTGTGGTTGTGGTGCTGTGTGCAATTGTGGCGCAGTGTGCATTGCAATGTGGGTACAGTGTGTGGTTTGTGGTGCAGTATGTGGTTGTGCTGCAGCACGTGCATTGCACTGTGCAGTGGGGTTGCACTGTGTGGCTCTCATGCAGTGTGTGCATTGCAGTGTGGGTACAGTGTGTGGTTTGTGGTGCAGTATGTGGTTGTGCTGCAGCACGTGCATTGCACTGTGCAGTGGAGTTGCACTGTGTGGCTCTCATGCAGTGTGTGCATTGCAGTGTGGGTACAGTGTGTGGTTTGTGGTGCAGTATGTGGTTGTGCTGCAGCACGTGCATTGCACTGTGCAGTGGGGTTGCACTGTGTGGCTGTCATGCAGTGTGTGCAGTGCAGCGCGGATGGGATGCAGTGTGCAGGGGATGCAGCGTGTGCGTGCCCTGGGGTGCAGCGCGCGGCCgggctctggctgcaggtggCAGTGAGGGGACTGATCCGCTCCCGCACGGCGGCGATGACTTCAGCAGTCGcctgtcccccagcccagccggggaAGGCTCCCGCCCCGCGCTCGCCAGAGAGCCGGGCCGCCCCGGGGCCAGGCCGGCGCCGCCGCAGCAGCCGGGGCAGAGCCGCCGCGAGCAGCGAGGTAGGGGGCTCCGCGCGGGCGGGCGCCCCCCTGCCCCGAGTCCCCGCGCCCGGCTGCCCGGATGGCGGCGCCCGGGGGGCCGCAGACGGGCAccgctggcggggggggggctcacATCTGGGAGGAGGAAACAactgggcgcggggggggggcgcacgcAGCTGTGCGGGGCACCTGCGGAGGCTGCTGGCGGAGCAGGGAGCGCCGGGGCCGGCAGGGAGGCTGCGGTGCTGGGCGCGCCAGGGGCCCTGCGTGCATCCTGCCGGCTGCGCCTGCCTGGCCCTGGCTGGGCAGTCCGGGGCCACCCGCCCGGAGCCGGCCGCGCCGCCCCTACCCCGGACCCGCCGCTCCCCTGGGCTCAGCGACTCCCTTTCCCGGGGCGAGAGGGCAACCGGGCAGTGCTGCCCCTGCCGCCGCGGCTCCGGGTCTGTGCCCGCGCTGCGGGAgcggggctgtggggtgggcatGGCCCTATTCACCAgggagcctggggggtggggcaggctcTGACTGGGGCCTTTGCCTTCTTTTACCGGGTGGGGGAGGTCTGGCCTGCCTACAGGGACTGGGGTCTCTCCCTGGCCCCCGTCCCCTGTCTCCGTCCATGCCTTACTGACTGGGAGGGCTCCTGTACTTTAGGGAAGAGCCCTGCCCCGGCCCCTAGAGGATGAGGTGTGTGTCCTGTTAGGTCCCTCTCATTCCTAACGTCTGTGATTCAGTGACTCATGCTCTTTTGTGGGCTAATCTCTGTGCTctgactttttttcctttgggtgGGGGTGTGTACAGGCTTCATCCACCATGGACCCACTTTGCCCCAAACCTCTAAGTTGAGGCACTGGACTCCccttttgggggtgggagtgtgTTTATTTTTGTGAAGATGAACCTGACAggcaggctgcagaactgggctgaccAAAGGCGCTTGGATCCTTTCAACACCTCCCTACAGCTGCTGCACTCTCTCAGTGGGAATTCCACCTCTTCCTCTTTCCAGGGGGATCTCCAGGAGATCATCCACACAGCCACGCTGGTCACCTGCACCTTTCTGCTGGCCCTCATCTTCTGCCTGGGGTCCTATGGCAACCTCATTGTCTTCTTGTCCTTCTTCGACCCAGCCTTCAGGAAATTCAGGACTAACTTTGACTTTATGATCCTCAACTTGTCCTTCTGCGACCTCTTCATTTGTGGGGTAACTGCCCCCATGTTTGCCTTCGTCCTGTTTTTCAACTCTGTGAATGGTGTTCCTGATGCTTTCTGCTTCACTTTCCACCTCACCAGCTCTGGCTTCATCATCATGTCTCTCAAGACAGTGGCTGTGATTGCCCTGCACCGGCTGCGGATGGTGCTGGGGAAGCAGCCCAACCGAACTGCCTCCTTCCCTTGCACTCTCCTGCTCACCTTGCTCTTGTGGGCCACAAGCTTCACCTTGGCTACCTTGGCCACCCTGAGAACCCGTAAGTCCCGCCTCTGCCTCCCCATGTCCAGCCTGATCAGTGGCGAAGGGAAGATCATCCTCTACTTGTATGTGAGTGATTTCATTTGCTGTGTAGCTGTGGTCTCAGTCTCCTATATCATGATAGCCCAGACATTGAGAAGAAATGCCCAAGTGAGGAAATGTCCCCCCATCATCACAGTAGATGCCTCCAGACCGCAGCCTTTCATTGGACCTCGTGCTTCAGGAGGGGTGGATGAGGTGCAGTGTGCTATGCCTGCTTTGTACAGGAACCAGAACTACAACAAGTTGCAGCATGTCCAGACCCATGGCTACAGTAAGAATCTCAGCCAGCTGCCAGCTCCAGCATCCACCAGGCTCCAACTGGTGTCTACAGTGAATTTGTCCACAGCTAAAGACTCCAAAGCGGTGGTGACATGTGTGGTCATTGTCCTCTCTGTCTTAGTTTGCTGTCTCCCCCTGGGGATCTTCTTGGTGCAGGATGTGCTGTCCAGTAATGGTGGTTTCATCCTCTACCAGTTTGAGTTGtgtggatttaccctcatttttTTCAAATCTGGATTAAATCCTTTTATATATTCCCGGAACAGTGCTGGACTTAGGAGGAGAGTCCTTTGGTGTCTCCAATATTTAGCCCTTGGTTTTTTCTGCTGCAAGCAGAAGACAAGGCTTCGAGCCATGGGCAAAGGGAGCTTGGAAGTCAACAGAAACAAGTCATCCCATCATGAAACCAATTCGGCATACATGTTGTCTCCAAAACCTCAGAAAAAGTTTGTGGATCAAGCTTGTGGTCCTAGTCATTCTAAGGAAAGTGTGTTGAGTCCTAAGGCTTCTGTTGGACATCAGCACTATGCACAGAGCAGCTCAACCCCCATGAATACCCGCATTGAACCTTATTACAGCATCTATAACAGCAGCCCTTCACAGGAAATGAGCACACCAAATAGCTTACAGCCAGTAAAGTCTACTTTTGGATTTGCCAAATCCTATATTGCCATGCATTATCATACCACTAATGACTTGGTGCGAGATTATGACAGCACTTCAGCTAAACAGATTCCTGTCCCCTCTGTTTAACTTGGAGGATGATATCAGAGAAAGTTGACCACACTTCATCTGGTTTTCTGTCTccccttgtttgtttttattcatgATTATTCTGAACTCAAAGGTATAGTATTATATCTGATTTTGCTATCCAGTTGCCAATTTACAAATTACTAATATTGTTAATATTCAGTTATTTAGAGTTGAACTAAGCAGTAGAATACTGTTTCCACAATATTTTTTTGAAATTGTATAgtttttcattaataaaaaggGCATCTTTTAGATTTGTACTTGGAATAGTTATATTAGGGTGTTTTTGTTACTAAATTTTATGCTGAACACTGTAAGTGTGGAAAGTGTAGGTTTAATTACATCATGTGGCAAAGTATGTAAAGAAAACAGACTTTGCCAACATTATGGTTTGTTATATATTTGCTGTATTTTTAAGAATGTAGAAAACCATGTTGCCAGTGAATTGGGTGGATGCTTAAGGATTTATCTTGATAACTTGAGTATAAAGTTTGTTTTATTGCAGGCGTTGAAAGAATGAATAATATTCCTATAAAAAGTGCCAGACTGAGTAAATTTTTCTGTGGTTCTAATGTGAAATCCTgactttattgaagtcaatggaaaattctaactgacttcagtgggaccaggatatCACTCCTGGTTACTTATAAATAGCTGTATATCACTACCTATTAGGAATGATCCTTGCAAGAGGCATTGTGCCTTGTTATATGGTAATCTTAATTTTTGTTATACCTTTATTGTAGACACTGGTGTCATAAAATACCATTTTAATGGTATATGGAGAAATGATTTTCAACTGATAAAAGTTAACTTGCAATGCCTAATTATAAGTTTTACTTGAGGATAAAAATGACTATTGCAATATCACAGTGCTGACATTTATGTGCTAATGCAGTAGCCTATGTAATTTTCTACTTTACAAACTGTTACCTGAGGAGCAGtgttgttgtttggtttttgtctATGACTTTATATATTTCGCAGATTAGGATCTGACATTGCCATCAAATGCGGGTAGAAATTACTAAtatctggaaaaaacaaaattacCAAGTAATCATAATATTACTACTCTTTTTTCGGATTTTCTTATctactaaaacattttaaaacagtctAGTGATGAATTATTTACCTTGAAGT from Lepidochelys kempii isolate rLepKem1 chromosome 3, rLepKem1.hap2, whole genome shotgun sequence encodes the following:
- the GPR75 gene encoding probable G-protein coupled receptor 75, which codes for MNLTGRLQNWADQRRLDPFNTSLQLLHSLSGNSTSSSFQGDLQEIIHTATLVTCTFLLALIFCLGSYGNLIVFLSFFDPAFRKFRTNFDFMILNLSFCDLFICGVTAPMFAFVLFFNSVNGVPDAFCFTFHLTSSGFIIMSLKTVAVIALHRLRMVLGKQPNRTASFPCTLLLTLLLWATSFTLATLATLRTRKSRLCLPMSSLISGEGKIILYLYVSDFICCVAVVSVSYIMIAQTLRRNAQVRKCPPIITVDASRPQPFIGPRASGGVDEVQCAMPALYRNQNYNKLQHVQTHGYSKNLSQLPAPASTRLQLVSTVNLSTAKDSKAVVTCVVIVLSVLVCCLPLGIFLVQDVLSSNGGFILYQFELCGFTLIFFKSGLNPFIYSRNSAGLRRRVLWCLQYLALGFFCCKQKTRLRAMGKGSLEVNRNKSSHHETNSAYMLSPKPQKKFVDQACGPSHSKESVLSPKASVGHQHYAQSSSTPMNTRIEPYYSIYNSSPSQEMSTPNSLQPVKSTFGFAKSYIAMHYHTTNDLVRDYDSTSAKQIPVPSV